One window of Magallana gigas chromosome 2, xbMagGiga1.1, whole genome shotgun sequence genomic DNA carries:
- the LOC105327672 gene encoding ATP-dependent DNA helicase DDX31 isoform X2 has translation MSAEDSLQLNFFVGDEKTTKRKQSYSKKRGTRIKQRKQEKTASRLEKDKSKNSQSEKSSQITEEEKSSESYRKKIRDDSPSKSSAGVSPHLKRKQTEDSTEVPHKKERHENKVFISSLFRFNPEIPSVERSVVSKKTEEMFSSKDFKDLDLHPFMTTNLEERFQITQMTTVQQRAIPHLMSGRDVMVKSQTGSGKTLTFAVPIVQHLQSLTPKISRMDGVLALIIVPTRELVIQCFETFKRLVNPFQWVVPGCLMGGEKRKSEKARLRKGMNILVCTPGRLLDHIRNTNSLSLSKVKWLVLDEADRLLDLGYEKDVGEIINALDTESHRQTVLLSATLSEGVERLAGMSLTDPLRIDVSNAEEENSQSNSESSKTQKNENFVVPEKLRQSFVITPCKLRLVTLTAFILLKMKMMTSPGKMVVFLSTQDSVEFHYKLMKHFFGGEEVEDNPNLAEEGDVDFFKLHGEMPQKERTKVYQEFSSAKTGVLFCTNVASRGLDLPDVRWIVQYTTPGAVQDYVHRVGRTARVGKQGHALLFIMPAEVEYLKSLSGHGISMEEINMADILKTLIIAVQDMVSDSDRKNLNS, from the exons ATGTCTGCGGAAGATTCACTACAGCTCAATTTCTTTGTTGGAGATGAAAAAACCACTAAACGAAAGCAATCATACAGCAAGAAAAGG GGAACACGAATCAAACAGAGAAAGCAAGAGAAGACCGCGTCTAGATTAGAAAAAGATAAGTCTAAAAACTCTCAAAGTGAAAAATCTTCACAGATTACTGAGGAAGAAAAATCTAGTGAGTCTTACAGAAAGAAAATAAGAGATGATTCTCCCTCTAAAAGCAGCGCTGGGGTTTCGCCCCATTTGAAAAGGAAACAGACTGAAGACTCAACCGAGGTGCCACATAAGAAGGAAAGACATGAAAACAAAGTGTTCATTTCTTCTTTATTTAGGTTCAACCCTGAAATTCCATCTGTTGAAAG gtcTGTTGTGTCAAAGAAAACAGAAGAAATGTTTTCatcaaaagattttaaagaCTTAGATCTACATCCTTTTATG ACTACAAATCTGGAGGAGAGGTTCCAGATAACACAGATGACAACGGTTCAGCAGCGAGCAATCCCACATCTTATGAGTGGTCGTGATGTCATGGTCAAGTCACAAACTGGCTCAG GTAAGACTCTTACCTTTGCTGTACCAATAGTTCAGCATCTACAGAGCCTCACACCAAAGATATCCAGAATGGACGGTGTTTTAGCACTTATCATTGTTCCAACAAGGGAG TTAGTCATTCAGTGTTTTGAAACATTCAAGAGACTGGTAAAT CCTTTCCAGTGGGTGGTGCCAGGCTGCTTGATGGGAGGTGAAAAACGTAAATCAGAAAAAGCCCGACTCAGGAAAGGGATGAACATTCTGGTGTGTACACCTGGGCGACTGTTGGACCATATCAGGAACACAAATAGTCTTAGTCTGAGCAAGGTCAAATGGCTGGTGTTGGATGAAGCAGACAG GTTGTTAGATCTTGGATATGAGAAGGACGTTGGAGAAATCATCAATGCCCTAGACACTGAAAGTCACAGACAAACCGTGCTTCTCTCTGCTACATTGTCGGAAG GTGTAGAGAGGTTGGCAGGTATGTCTCTGACAGATCCACTTAGAATTGATGTGTCCAATGCAGAGGAAGAAAATTCACAAAGTAACTCTGAATCCAGCAAAACACAGAAGAATGAGAACTTTGTGGTTCCGGAGAAACTGCGACAGAGTTTTGTGATCACTCCATGTAAGCTAAGGCTGGTGACCCTGACTGCATTCATCCTCCTGAAAATGAAG ATGATGACAAGTCCAGGGAAAATGGTGGTGTTTTTGTCCACTCAAGACTCAGTGGAGTTCCACTACAAGTTGATGAAGCACTTCTTTGGTGGAGAGGAGGTAGAGGACAATCCTAACCTAGCCGAGGAGGGAGACGTCGACTTCTTCAAACTGCACGGAGAGATGCCTCAGAAG gaaAGAACCAAGGTATACCAAGAGTTTAGTTCTGCCAAGACTGGAGTCCTGTTCTGTACA AATGTAGCCTCTCGGGGTCTGGATTTACCGGATGTGAGGTGGATTGTTCAGTATACCACCCCTGGGGCGGTACAAGACTATGTCCACAGAGTGGGGCGGACCGCCAGGGTAGGGAAACAAGGCCACGCTCTTCTTTTCATTATGCCAGCTGAAGTAGAGTACCTGAAATCCCTCTCAGGTCATGGAATAAG TATGGAAGAAATCAACATGGCCGACATATTGAAGACATTAATAATAGCAGTTCAAGACATGGTATCGGATTCAGACAGAAAG AATTTAAACAGTTAG
- the LOC105327670 gene encoding E3 ubiquitin-protein ligase NEURL1B, whose translation MEYENQENENEENSIEEAEINMATEDNDRNTVRELEHRQTGQGLLNREPTGTAVFHGERLIVRLPETTRKAVKYIQIKGNEGRDSSDTESYGSSCSSDEELDEVHGSQNQSRNSSTIFRRRRRRRSDSIEDSMCVVCFDSPRNTAVFPCGHLQFCTQCVASVMRERKCCPVCQLAIEEYRKVYL comes from the coding sequence ATGGAATATGAAAATCAGGAGAATGAAAACGAAGAGAATAGCATTGAGGAGGCGGAAATTAACATGGCGACGGAGGACAATGATAGAAATACAGTTCGTGAATTAGAGCACAGACAAACTGGCCAAGGTTTACTTAACAGAGAACCGACTGGTACTGCAGTGTTCCACGGAGAACGCCTAATAGTGCGACTTCCAGAAACAACCAGGAAAGCTGtcaaatatattcaaatcaaagGGAATGAAGGACGTGATAGTTCCGACACAGAATCTTATGGAAGTAGCTGTAGTTCAGATGAAGAGTTGGATGAAGTACATGGTAGTCAGAATCAATCTAGAAATAGTTCAACTATTTTTAGAAGGAGACGGAGGAGGAGAAGTGACAGCATTGAGGACTCCATGTGTGTGGTCTGCTTTGACTCGCCAAGAAATACAGCAGTTTTTCCATGTGGACATTTACAGTTTTGTACTCAATGTGTGGCGAGTGTGATGAGAGAAAGAAAATGTTGTCCTGTCTGTCAGTTGGCCATTGAAGAATACAGAAAAGTGTATTTATAG
- the LOC109618691 gene encoding uncharacterized protein: MEDFVYSTYSIVCYALKNVQHYTLKLIKINYDVISAALYILSEVTRFIINFISVTFNVVVSVLEAFTDFLAESFNFLRAFLQLLWKFVMLLLSILDLVLKGLEQVIYFIWSGGKWTAGAFSASLENIQVLSVSIYEYLRVFFTFLFENISNGLVVCGTYSLKFVVGAFNWFTWLLFGTASLVDGAMIYFADSVKFLVDSVYYALTDIIPNTRLETYMGILMIVLFYGTFVHVVTRLYSRGYTFPYPRTVNQYNVPYHGFGNEFSDDEFGMSADEENYEGSDTDSDNASLEEEEQDFSDDDEFSDEASELSVDDESDSEEENSSNDSDESLEPIDIQLPAEPQYNLRRSTTPNRQKKSAKDIEMEIEREREKQMCVVCQDNKKSVLILPCRHMCLCVECGNRIARARPLTRRICPLCRQKIRTIMNVYL; this comes from the coding sequence ATGGAAGATTTTGTTTATTCTACGTATTCAATTGTTTGCTATGCATTGAAAAATGTACAACACTACACCTTAAAGCTCATCAAGATAAATTATGATGTGATATCTGCTGCGTTGTATATCCTGTCGGAAGTTACACgatttatcataaatttcatttctgTTACTTTCAATGTCGTCGTAAGCGTGCTTGAAGCGTTCACAGACTTTTTAGCAGAGTCTTTCAACTTTCTAAGAGCGTTTCTACAGTTACTATGGAAATTTGTAATGCTTCTATTGAGTATTCTTGACCTTGTGTTGAAAGGATTAGAACAggtgatatatttcatttggaGTGGAGGAAAATGGACAGCAGGAGCCTTCTCAGCATCTTTGGAAAATATTCAAGTGCTATCTGTGTCGATTTATGAATATTTGCGTGTATTTTTCACCTTTCTGTTTGAGAATATTTCAAATGGGCTAGTCGTTTGTGGAACGTATTCACTGAAGTTTGTTGTTGGTGCTTTCAATTGGTTCACATGGTTACTTTTCGGTACAGCCTCACTAGTCGATGGTGCTATGATATACTTTGCAGATTCTGTGAAGTTTCTTGTTGATTCTGTGTACTATGCATTGACAGATATTATTCCGAACACTCGATTAGAGACCTACATGGGTATATTGATGATTGTGTTGTTTTACGGGACCTTTGTTCATGTTGTGACTAGACTGTACAGTCGGGGTTACACATTCCCTTACCCTAGAACTGTAAATCAATATAATGTTCCCTATCATGGATTTGGAAACGAGTTTTCAGATGATGAGTTTGGCATGAGTGCAGATGAAGAAAACTATGAAGGCAGCGATACCGACTCTGACAATGCATCATTGGAGGAAGAGGAGCAAGATTTTTCAGACGATGATGAATTTTCTGATGAGGCATCAGAGTTGTCTGTTGATGATGAAAGTGACAGTGAAGAAGAAAACTCATCGAATGACAGTGATGAATCCTTGGAGCCAATAGATATTCAGCTTCCAGCTGAACCCCAGTACAATCTCAGGAGGTCCACCACCCCAAACAGGCAGAAGAAATCAGCAAAAGACATTGAAATGGAGATAGAAAGAGAGCGAGAAAAGCAGATGTGTGTTGTTTGTCAAGACAATAAAAAATCGGTGCTTATCCTGCCATGTAGACACATGTGCTTGTGTGTTGAGTGTGGGAACAGAATCGCCCGAGCAAGACCACTGACCAGGAGAATATGTCCTCTGTGCAGGCAGAAGATTCGGACAATTATGAATGTGTACCTGTGA
- the LOC105327672 gene encoding ATP-dependent DNA helicase DDX31 isoform X1: protein MSAEDSLQLNFFVGDEKTTKRKQSYSKKRGTRIKQRKQEKTASRLEKDKSKNSQSEKSSQITEEEKSSESYRKKIRDDSPSKSSAGVSPHLKRKQTEDSTEVPHKKERHENKVFISSLFRFNPEIPSVERSVVSKKTEEMFSSKDFKDLDLHPFMTTNLEERFQITQMTTVQQRAIPHLMSGRDVMVKSQTGSGKTLTFAVPIVQHLQSLTPKISRMDGVLALIIVPTRELVIQCFETFKRLVNPFQWVVPGCLMGGEKRKSEKARLRKGMNILVCTPGRLLDHIRNTNSLSLSKVKWLVLDEADRLLDLGYEKDVGEIINALDTESHRQTVLLSATLSEGVERLAGMSLTDPLRIDVSNAEEENSQSNSESSKTQKNENFVVPEKLRQSFVITPCKLRLVTLTAFILLKMKMMTSPGKMVVFLSTQDSVEFHYKLMKHFFGGEEVEDNPNLAEEGDVDFFKLHGEMPQKERTKVYQEFSSAKTGVLFCTNVASRGLDLPDVRWIVQYTTPGAVQDYVHRVGRTARVGKQGHALLFIMPAEVEYLKSLSGHGISMEEINMADILKTLIIAVQDMVSDSDRKRMPPKTYEECATYIQNCFENFVVEDKEMSEMAKKAFQSFVRAYATYPSDLKTIFHVRNLHLGHLAKSFGLREAPSNINDKRGKPKTFSKKKQSRQDRFGSEKSGFKTPSFSSQAISEFSSGLSSGRLPKKKH, encoded by the exons ATGTCTGCGGAAGATTCACTACAGCTCAATTTCTTTGTTGGAGATGAAAAAACCACTAAACGAAAGCAATCATACAGCAAGAAAAGG GGAACACGAATCAAACAGAGAAAGCAAGAGAAGACCGCGTCTAGATTAGAAAAAGATAAGTCTAAAAACTCTCAAAGTGAAAAATCTTCACAGATTACTGAGGAAGAAAAATCTAGTGAGTCTTACAGAAAGAAAATAAGAGATGATTCTCCCTCTAAAAGCAGCGCTGGGGTTTCGCCCCATTTGAAAAGGAAACAGACTGAAGACTCAACCGAGGTGCCACATAAGAAGGAAAGACATGAAAACAAAGTGTTCATTTCTTCTTTATTTAGGTTCAACCCTGAAATTCCATCTGTTGAAAG gtcTGTTGTGTCAAAGAAAACAGAAGAAATGTTTTCatcaaaagattttaaagaCTTAGATCTACATCCTTTTATG ACTACAAATCTGGAGGAGAGGTTCCAGATAACACAGATGACAACGGTTCAGCAGCGAGCAATCCCACATCTTATGAGTGGTCGTGATGTCATGGTCAAGTCACAAACTGGCTCAG GTAAGACTCTTACCTTTGCTGTACCAATAGTTCAGCATCTACAGAGCCTCACACCAAAGATATCCAGAATGGACGGTGTTTTAGCACTTATCATTGTTCCAACAAGGGAG TTAGTCATTCAGTGTTTTGAAACATTCAAGAGACTGGTAAAT CCTTTCCAGTGGGTGGTGCCAGGCTGCTTGATGGGAGGTGAAAAACGTAAATCAGAAAAAGCCCGACTCAGGAAAGGGATGAACATTCTGGTGTGTACACCTGGGCGACTGTTGGACCATATCAGGAACACAAATAGTCTTAGTCTGAGCAAGGTCAAATGGCTGGTGTTGGATGAAGCAGACAG GTTGTTAGATCTTGGATATGAGAAGGACGTTGGAGAAATCATCAATGCCCTAGACACTGAAAGTCACAGACAAACCGTGCTTCTCTCTGCTACATTGTCGGAAG GTGTAGAGAGGTTGGCAGGTATGTCTCTGACAGATCCACTTAGAATTGATGTGTCCAATGCAGAGGAAGAAAATTCACAAAGTAACTCTGAATCCAGCAAAACACAGAAGAATGAGAACTTTGTGGTTCCGGAGAAACTGCGACAGAGTTTTGTGATCACTCCATGTAAGCTAAGGCTGGTGACCCTGACTGCATTCATCCTCCTGAAAATGAAG ATGATGACAAGTCCAGGGAAAATGGTGGTGTTTTTGTCCACTCAAGACTCAGTGGAGTTCCACTACAAGTTGATGAAGCACTTCTTTGGTGGAGAGGAGGTAGAGGACAATCCTAACCTAGCCGAGGAGGGAGACGTCGACTTCTTCAAACTGCACGGAGAGATGCCTCAGAAG gaaAGAACCAAGGTATACCAAGAGTTTAGTTCTGCCAAGACTGGAGTCCTGTTCTGTACA AATGTAGCCTCTCGGGGTCTGGATTTACCGGATGTGAGGTGGATTGTTCAGTATACCACCCCTGGGGCGGTACAAGACTATGTCCACAGAGTGGGGCGGACCGCCAGGGTAGGGAAACAAGGCCACGCTCTTCTTTTCATTATGCCAGCTGAAGTAGAGTACCTGAAATCCCTCTCAGGTCATGGAATAAG TATGGAAGAAATCAACATGGCCGACATATTGAAGACATTAATAATAGCAGTTCAAGACATGGTATCGGATTCAGACAGAAAG AGGATGCCACCAAAAACGTACGAGGAATGTGCCACATATATTCAAAACTGCTTTGAGAATTTTGTGGTAGAAGACAAAGAAATGTCAGAAATGGCTAAAAAAG CCTTCCAGTCCTTTGTGAGAGCCTATGCAACATACCCCTCTGATCTGAAGACAATTTTCCATGTCAGAAACCTCCATCTGGGCCATCTAGCCAAAAGCTTTGGCTTGCGGGAGGCACCCAGCAACATAAACGATAAAAGAGGAAAACCTAAAACATTCAGCAAGAAAAAACAGTCTAGACAAGACAG GTTTGGTTCTGAAAAAAGTGGTTTCAAAACACCTTCCTTCTCCTCACAAGCAATTTCTGAATTCTCGAGCGGTCTATCCAGTGGAAGACTCCcaaagaaaaaacattaa